A genomic segment from Candidatus Poribacteria bacterium encodes:
- a CDS encoding YibE/F family protein, protein MRSRVIAIVIYLILWAIGNVWISRYWAIIHRGELRVLVCVGKVVNIDSTRDVDQVLKMQVLTGPLRGATVSVDNKFIGRAFADRIIHVGDKLFLQIPILSLDESGGIRYKKIYLGDYFRSGFILNMLGSFGFLLVLLGMKGVRAIFSLAISGAAMLFLLLPALIRGWPPVPISLAISVTVTLLTFFIVGGLNRKSVAGTLGTLGGLLSCLLLAYISSKALHFTGVDVEFGFMKLGTILWRDQAMKGEMWNFRGILLAGMMIGALGAMMDVCMAIASAVDEVKKANPRIGVFQAIRSGLNVGRDIMGTVTNTLIFAYLGSDLTLFILPSIVFPQAGRVYPFLRVINRESTAVEAVQGLAGTIGLVLAIPITAAIAGTLIGLRRESKEVAHE, encoded by the coding sequence TTGCGCTCAAGGGTGATCGCCATCGTAATATACCTCATCCTCTGGGCCATAGGAAACGTATGGATCAGCAGATATTGGGCTATCATCCACAGGGGAGAGCTCAGGGTTCTGGTCTGTGTCGGGAAAGTGGTGAACATCGACTCCACACGGGACGTCGACCAGGTCCTCAAAATGCAGGTGCTTACCGGACCGCTCAGAGGAGCGACAGTGAGCGTGGATAACAAGTTTATCGGCAGGGCCTTTGCCGATAGGATCATACACGTTGGCGACAAACTCTTCCTTCAGATCCCGATACTCAGCCTCGATGAAAGCGGGGGGATAAGATATAAGAAGATCTATCTTGGCGATTACTTCCGGAGCGGATTTATACTGAACATGTTGGGGAGCTTTGGATTTCTGCTTGTCCTTCTGGGAATGAAAGGGGTTCGAGCTATCTTCTCGCTGGCGATAAGCGGCGCTGCGATGCTCTTTCTGCTCCTGCCGGCCCTGATAAGGGGATGGCCACCTGTGCCGATCTCGCTCGCCATCTCAGTCACCGTGACACTTCTCACCTTCTTCATCGTCGGCGGTCTCAACAGGAAATCCGTCGCCGGAACGTTAGGCACGTTGGGAGGATTGCTCAGTTGCCTCCTTCTGGCCTATATCTCCTCAAAGGCGCTGCATTTCACAGGTGTGGATGTGGAATTCGGTTTTATGAAGCTGGGGACGATACTCTGGAGGGACCAGGCCATGAAGGGCGAGATGTGGAATTTCAGAGGGATACTCCTGGCCGGGATGATGATAGGGGCTCTGGGGGCGATGATGGACGTGTGCATGGCTATAGCTTCGGCGGTGGATGAGGTCAAGAAGGCCAACCCAAGGATAGGGGTCTTTCAGGCTATAAGGTCGGGATTGAACGTCGGAAGGGATATCATGGGGACGGTCACCAACACGTTGATCTTCGCCTACCTCGGATCGGATCTGACCCTCTTCATCCTGCCGAGCATCGTCTTCCCCCAGGCGGGAAGGGTATATCCGTTTTTGAGGGTGATAAATAGGGAGTCGACGGCGGTGGAAGCGGTTCAAGGATTGGCCGGAACGATAGGATTGGTTCTGGCGATACCCATAACGGCGGCCATCGCCGGAACGCTTATAGGGTTGAGAAGGGAATCTAAGGAGGTTGCCCATGAATGA